The Daphnia magna isolate NIES linkage group LG3, ASM2063170v1.1, whole genome shotgun sequence genomic interval AATATATGTATGCTAATATCATATTCATAATTCATAAGAAAGGAAATCCATAACTGgctaaaaaattttaatttttaaaattattatctaATTAAAACATATGATATTAATCACTAATTTACCAAATCAGAAATAAACTTTTTTACAAATTCATTTTACATTTACATTAGCTGAACTGGCATTCCAGCATTTGTGTGCAACAAAAGACAAGTTAAAAATAAAGCCATGTGCTTAGCGCTGCAGACGGCTGGAATTGCGATAGTGGAATTTGGAGTTTGGACATCTAAAAACTAGATTTGTTATCTCTGTTTTACAGAGATAACATGTCTAGTTTTACAGAGATAACAAATCTAGTTTTATCTGACACATAAACTATTGAAATATAGTTTATGAACATAGTTTATGAAGCTTCGTCTTCATGAACGAATTGACTGCAAAATTTGTGTGAAGAAATCAACTGATATCGTGGGATTTACACTAATATTTCCAGTACAGAaacgatttattttttaataccGTCAGTGGAAGAAAATGTTGTTGAATTACTTGTTAACCGTTGTATATGATGGCATTAAATATGTCATTTATAACAACCCGTACGTGCGGATTATTCGCTTGGGTTTTCACCCTATGACAATATCTGTTCTCACAATTTCTACTGGATTTGTTGTCATCTACATGCCATTTCGAGCCTTAAGTAACAGAAGACAAAAAGTATTTAATATTTAAGTTATATTTTGTGAAAAGATGTACTAGATTTAAACTGTTTTCTCAATCACTTCCTTCTAACAAAATAGATGTTATTGAGAAAAAAGATCAAGGAAAAATTGAATCGAGTTTGTAAAAACAAGGAGAAATTAGAACAAGATCTTgtttcatccaagcaaaatcaTCTCTGTTTACAACTAGATGTCTCTGAACTTCTACAAAAACTTCAAAATGGAAGTTTCACTTGCTTGGAAGTTCTCAGGTCTTACCAAGCCAAGGTTGGTTTTAAATAAAGCTTCAATTTCAACCTTTTTGGGTAATTGATTAAGGCTACATTAACTTCCCTATCTAACATATGTTGTGGATTCAGGCATTGGAAATTACCAGCGAGTACAACTGTGTCACAGAGTTCATCTTAGAAGCTGAGGTGTGCATACCTTGAATAGATTTAGTTTACACCTtatgtttttaattctattcATCATATTTATAGGAGTGGGCCAAAGAGCTAGACGCCGAAGCTGCACATAGCGGAAAGAAAGGTCCACTTCATGGGTTACCATTCAGCGTGAAAGACAACGTTGGATTGATCGGCTATGACAGTACAGTTGGCATTTCCCAGTTTATCAATCAGCCTGCCATCGAAGACGCTGCAATGGTCATTGCGTTAAAAAAGCTCGGAGCTATTCCGTTTTGCAAAACGAATGTTCCACAAACCAACATGAGGTGaacatatatattttataaGTTTTCACAAAAGTGATTGATGtatatttctttttgcgcATAATTGTTATGCAGCTTTGGATGCAGCAATCCCATTTGGGGACTGACCAAGAATCCGTGGGACAAAGAGCGCACACCAGGTGGTTCAACAGGAGGTGAAGCATGTCTCATTGCTGCAGGGGGATCCCCATTAGGTATTTTATTCATGACGGTTTAATAATGCATAGACGTTTTACGTCCTTACCTTTTATTAGGAATCGGGACCGACATTGGGGGGAGTGTCCGGCTACCAGCCGCCTTTTGTGGAATATATTCAATTAAACCGACCACTTTTAGATTCAGGTATCAATTATCTTTGTTCGAAAAGTGTAAAGTTTATTTACCATGACGTTTTCTGCCAATTCAGTTCAAAAGGAGTTAAAAAAGTCACCATAGGAAATGTCGGAAGTAATTTCTTAAACATTCGTATATTCTTAACTTACAACTCACTCAACCGTTGCCTCATTCCTATAGTTACACCTGTTCCGGGGATTTTGGCACGTGATTCCCATACTGTGGCAACAGTTACAAAACTTCTTCTCGAAAACAATCACCTTCAAATGTGTGGTGATCCTGACCTCTTGCCCATTCCGTGGAACGAACAAGTATGATGATGTAGGTTGAGTCCAAGCGAGGTACTGAACCGTTATGCTTTTCATTTCCAGGCGTTCATAGGAAATAAGAAGCTTCGAATCGGCTACTATGAAGATGATGGATTTTTTCCTACTACTCCTGGAATTCGTCGAGCCATTCAGATCGCGAAAACTGCGCTAGAGGCATCAGGACACGATCTTGTACCGTTCGTTCCTCCGCGAGTCGACTATGTTCTAAACTCTTTCATTAGCATTTTGACAGCTGATCAAAGTAGATATTTACTGCAGGCACTGTAATATTGATTTTAGTCTATCGCTGTTTTTACGTCTACCATCATTGAATATTATTTTGTACTTTTTACGCAGGTCTAACGATGACATTGATCCAGTTTTAAAACCGACATTGGTAAGGATGTCCGCAAAGACTATATTTGGCTCCTTATTCACTATAGTAAACCAGAGGTAAATTATTCTAGTTTCTTTTGAGTATACCGAATGTCATGAAGCGTCTCCTGCAGCCGTTGCTGTCATTGTTTTCTACCCGATTGATTCCTACCTACTTAGGTATCACTgatgattttaatttaaaactaaTTCGCTATTGCTGATAATGAAAATGTTATCTAAAAACCGAGGTCTTGGAGGAAACAGAATCCGAGAAAGCCATCAACTTTGGAAAGAAATTACCAAGAAGAATTTGTACAAAGAAGAATTTTTGTCGTATTGGCGAACGCTAGAACTAGATTTGTGCATCGGACCGTGCTTTGCCTGCCCGGCTCCTCGTTCGAAGGATGTTGCCAAGCTTTCCCGTGAGTTACTGTCAGAAATCTGCTGTTGTTAGTgaatgtttttaatttatttgtaCCTAAAAGCTGCCCTCTCGTACACAAGCCTGT includes:
- the LOC116918820 gene encoding vitamin D3 hydroxylase-associated protein, which produces MLLNYLLTVVYDGIKYVIYNNPYVRIIRLGFHPMTISVLTISTGFVVIYMPFRALSNRRQKMLLRKKIKEKLNRVCKNKEKLEQDLVSSKQNHLCLQLDVSELLQKLQNGSFTCLEVLRSYQAKALEITSEYNCVTEFILEAEEWAKELDAEAAHSGKKGPLHGLPFSVKDNVGLIGYDSTVGISQFINQPAIEDAAMVIALKKLGAIPFCKTNVPQTNMSFGCSNPIWGLTKNPWDKERTPGGSTGGEACLIAAGGSPLGIGTDIGGSVRLPAAFCGIYSIKPTTFRFSSKGVKKVTIGNVGITPVPGILARDSHTVATVTKLLLENNHLQMCGDPDLLPIPWNEQAFIGNKKLRIGYYEDDGFFPTTPGIRRAIQIAKTALEASGHDLVPFVPPRVDYVLNSFISILTADQSRYLLQALSNDDIDPVLKPTLFLLSIPNVMKRLLQPLLSLFSTRLIPTYLGLGGNRIRESHQLWKEITKKNLYKEEFLSYWRTLELDLCIGPCFACPAPRSKDVAKLSPALSYTSLYNFLDFPVGIVPIDRETMEDQSKLNVEYNYFDLVCNLVKATTKGATGMPLAIQVVGLPYQEEMVLRGMKVLDTTIHQQSRP